One region of Blattabacterium cuenoti genomic DNA includes:
- the mraY gene encoding phospho-N-acetylmuramoyl-pentapeptide-transferase: MVHFFILKYLISISFFININSVFHRAIIAFFLSFCIALVLYKKIICWNQKNSIIGEKIRDLELFGQKEKEGTPTMGGIVMIFSTLIPTIFFSTLSNVYVLILIMTTLYMGCIGFIDDYIKIKHNKKGLSIMGKIFSQILLGIFIGITMYFNTNISIQKQKIESQDSHFSKKKEFGFKTTIPIFSYTCHNNEFNYAYLLSWYNKKWKKYAWIIFIPVVIVIITFLSNGANITDGIDGLTAGISSIIFATLSLLSIISSNKIYSYYFHFIYIPHLEEIIIFSFSFLGSLISFLWYNTYPAQIFMGDTGSLTIGGVIATLAIINRKELILPILCGIFFIENISVIIQVLYFKYSKKKYGIGKRIFLMAPLHHHFQKLGYHENKIFNRFIIIQMMLSMLVFILLII, encoded by the coding sequence ATGGTTCATTTTTTTATTTTAAAATATTTAATTAGTATCTCTTTTTTTATCAATATCAATTCTGTTTTTCACAGAGCTATTATAGCTTTTTTTTTATCGTTTTGTATAGCTTTGGTTTTGTATAAAAAAATTATATGTTGGAACCAAAAAAATAGTATTATAGGAGAGAAAATACGAGATCTTGAACTTTTTGGTCAAAAAGAAAAAGAAGGAACCCCAACAATGGGAGGTATTGTCATGATATTTTCCACATTAATTCCTACAATATTTTTTTCTACATTAAGTAATGTATATGTATTAATATTGATAATGACTACATTGTATATGGGTTGTATTGGATTTATAGATGATTATATTAAAATTAAACATAATAAAAAAGGACTTAGTATAATGGGAAAAATATTCAGCCAGATTTTATTAGGAATTTTTATTGGAATCACTATGTACTTTAATACAAACATTTCTATTCAAAAACAAAAAATAGAATCACAAGATTCACACTTTTCGAAAAAAAAAGAATTTGGGTTCAAAACCACTATTCCTATTTTTTCTTACACATGTCATAATAATGAATTTAACTATGCTTATCTTTTAAGTTGGTATAATAAAAAATGGAAGAAATATGCATGGATTATTTTTATTCCTGTTGTTATTGTAATTATAACATTTTTATCCAATGGAGCTAATATAACTGATGGAATAGACGGATTAACAGCTGGAATTTCTTCTATTATTTTTGCTACATTATCTTTATTATCTATTATTTCCAGTAATAAAATATATTCCTATTATTTTCATTTTATATATATTCCTCATCTAGAAGAAATCATCATATTCTCTTTTTCTTTTTTAGGATCTTTGATCAGTTTTCTTTGGTATAATACTTATCCAGCTCAAATTTTCATGGGAGATACTGGTAGTTTAACTATAGGAGGAGTTATCGCTACACTAGCTATTATAAATAGAAAAGAATTAATATTGCCTATTTTATGTGGAATTTTTTTTATAGAAAATATTTCTGTAATCATACAAGTATTGTATTTTAAATATTCTAAAAAAAAATATGGCATAGGAAAAAGAATTTTTCTCATGGCTCCTTTACATCATCATTTTCAAAAACTAGGATATCATGAAAATAAAATTTTCAATCGTTTTATTATTATACAAATGATGCTCTCTATGTTAGTATTTATTTTATTAATTATATAA
- a CDS encoding FtsW/RodA/SpoVE family cell cycle protein gives MKIYEKIDLFLDKYIKGDKYLWAFISLLAIFSFLPVYSASTNLVATYGGTNTVFSYLFKHALFLLVGFCILFFTQFIDYKYFYRMSIISMPIVFILLIFTMSQRKELDGVNASRWLHIPIINISFQTSSIAGLVLFIYCARYLAQKKKKRINFINSFLPLLFPIFFIIGLIFPANGSTAVIIFISVLILLFIGGYPFTSVIGVLFMGILFAGIYIYSVIKWGYKKPMNRVYTWKSRIEKFLDHESEESYQMKQSKTAIVLGNKFGRGPGKSVLKAFLPQSSSDFIYAIIIEEYGSVGGVILLFIYILILMRIMIIATKVQNYFCSLLVLAVGLPIINQALINMGIAVGLFPVTGQTLPLISAGGTSMWVTFFSFGIILSVSRMIHKNSNDGTQIITHHES, from the coding sequence ATGAAAATTTATGAAAAAATAGACCTATTTTTAGATAAATATATAAAAGGAGATAAATATTTATGGGCTTTTATATCTTTATTGGCTATATTTTCTTTTTTGCCAGTTTATTCTGCTAGTACAAACTTAGTTGCTACATATGGAGGAACAAATACAGTATTTAGTTATTTATTTAAACATGCTCTTTTTCTGTTAGTTGGGTTTTGTATTCTTTTTTTTACTCAATTTATAGACTACAAATATTTTTACCGTATGTCTATTATTTCTATGCCTATAGTCTTTATTTTATTGATCTTTACTATGAGTCAGAGAAAAGAATTAGATGGGGTGAATGCTTCTCGTTGGTTACATATTCCTATTATTAATATATCTTTTCAAACTTCTAGTATCGCTGGATTAGTTCTTTTCATTTATTGTGCCAGATACTTAGCTCAAAAAAAGAAAAAACGAATAAATTTTATAAATTCTTTTTTACCTTTGTTGTTTCCAATATTTTTTATTATCGGACTAATTTTTCCTGCTAATGGCTCTACTGCTGTTATTATTTTTATATCCGTTTTAATTTTACTTTTTATAGGAGGATATCCATTCACAAGTGTTATAGGAGTTCTGTTCATGGGAATTCTATTTGCAGGAATATATATTTATTCTGTTATAAAATGGGGATATAAAAAACCCATGAATAGGGTTTATACATGGAAAAGTCGTATAGAAAAATTTTTGGATCATGAATCTGAAGAAAGTTATCAAATGAAACAATCTAAAACGGCTATTGTTTTAGGAAATAAATTTGGACGTGGTCCTGGTAAGAGTGTTTTAAAGGCTTTTTTACCACAATCTTCTTCAGATTTTATATATGCTATCATAATAGAAGAATATGGATCTGTTGGAGGTGTAATTCTTTTATTCATTTATATATTAATTCTGATGAGAATTATGATAATAGCTACGAAAGTACAAAATTATTTTTGTTCTTTATTGGTACTTGCTGTTGGTTTACCTATTATTAATCAAGCACTCATTAATATGGGAATAGCTGTTGGTTTATTTCCAGTAACAGGACAAACTTTACCACTGATTAGTGCAGGAGGAACTTCTATGTGGGTTACTTTTTTTAGTTTTGGTATCATATTAAGTGTCAGTAGAATGATACATAAAAATTCAAATGATGGAACTCAAATTATCACTCATCATGAATCATGA
- a CDS encoding glycosyltransferase, which produces MNHDISPRSPRIIIGCGGTGGHIYPGIAIANELKKKFQKPIFCL; this is translated from the coding sequence ATGAATCATGATATTTCACCTAGATCACCTAGAATTATTATTGGATGTGGAGGAACCGGAGGTCACATATATCCAGGAATAGCTATTGCTAATGAACTAAAAAAAAAATTCCAAAAACCAATATTTTGTTTATAG
- the murG gene encoding undecaprenyldiphospho-muramoylpentapeptide beta-N-acetylglucosaminyltransferase, which produces MEMREIPKFGYSIEKICISGGKNKFLSISGFILVIELIYSFFLAKKIIKKFAPDIVIGTGGFVSFPTLYAAKKNKIPILIQEQNSFPGLTNRIFSRYANKICIAYEQAQKYFPKEKTIITGNPVRSEILQQLPSKEKACIHLGLKITRPIILSIGGSQGSNSMNNAWIKGLKKIIELDMQLIWQVGKFDFHKIKKNKMSHHSNILFMEFIENIPTCYAAADIIVSRAGALTISEICLIGKPYILIPFPWSSNDHQNQNAKILEEKEAALIIKNEEIEKKLVNSVIQLMNNSSMKKKMSRNILELGKPKATNDIVNEILQIIL; this is translated from the coding sequence ATGGAAATGCGAGAAATTCCAAAATTTGGATATTCCATTGAAAAAATTTGTATTTCAGGTGGAAAAAATAAATTTCTTTCTATATCAGGTTTTATTTTAGTTATAGAACTAATATATAGTTTTTTTTTAGCAAAAAAAATTATTAAAAAATTTGCTCCAGATATAGTTATAGGAACAGGTGGATTTGTCAGTTTTCCTACCTTATATGCCGCAAAAAAAAATAAAATCCCTATTTTGATTCAAGAACAAAATTCTTTTCCTGGATTAACAAATAGAATATTTTCTCGTTACGCGAATAAGATATGTATTGCTTACGAACAAGCACAAAAATATTTTCCAAAAGAAAAGACTATCATAACTGGAAATCCAGTACGATCTGAAATATTACAACAATTACCTAGTAAAGAAAAAGCTTGTATTCATTTAGGATTAAAAATTACAAGACCTATTATTTTATCTATAGGAGGAAGTCAAGGGTCTAATAGTATGAATAATGCTTGGATAAAAGGATTAAAAAAGATAATAGAATTGGATATGCAACTGATTTGGCAGGTGGGAAAATTTGATTTTCATAAGATTAAAAAAAATAAAATGTCTCATCATTCGAATATTCTTTTCATGGAATTTATAGAAAATATACCTACATGTTATGCTGCGGCAGATATCATTGTATCTAGAGCTGGAGCTTTAACTATATCAGAAATATGTTTAATAGGAAAACCATATATATTAATCCCTTTTCCTTGGTCTTCAAATGATCATCAAAATCAAAATGCTAAAATATTAGAAGAAAAAGAGGCGGCTTTAATTATAAAAAATGAGGAAATAGAGAAAAAATTAGTGAATTCTGTTATACAATTAATGAATAATTCTAGCATGAAAAAAAAAATGAGTAGAAATATATTAGAATTAGGAAAACCTAAAGCAACAAACGATATTGTAAACGAGATTTTACAAATTATTTTATGA
- the murC gene encoding UDP-N-acetylmuramate--L-alanine ligase — protein sequence MNLNQIDSFYFIGIGGMGMSSLARYFHTMGKTVCGHDQNRTFLTKELEKEGISINYHDSIEILPKWVLSKQCLIVYTPAIPSHHKQWIFLKEHGKNIKKRSQVLSLITDNEICIAIGGTHGKTTTCTLLGHILYSVGINVTAFLGGISENYQSNLILNNILNRKKIFLVEADEFDHSFLYLSPNIACITSFDQDHVDTYPRKEFLEKAYIAFSNRIKKPYKKIFLCQEESFRFNNAIYYSVLKKENYYSNHLYIKKNKWYFDFHTPREIWKSLPLPIPGKHNLKNVTAALAISDYLKIPKEKIRKALFLFKGIKRRYSIHYQSSKKIYIDDYAHHPTEINALISTVRDCFPNKKILGIFQPHLFSRTKFFEESFAKSLEHLDILILLDIYPARELPIKNGINSNSLLEKIEMNSKEVSTISKVLEKIEKKHFDIILTMGAGDIDTLIIPIKKWLNKRYGSINEK from the coding sequence ATGAACTTAAATCAAATTGATTCTTTTTATTTTATAGGAATAGGAGGGATGGGAATGAGTTCCCTAGCTAGATATTTTCATACTATGGGGAAAACTGTTTGTGGTCATGATCAGAATAGAACCTTTTTAACAAAAGAATTAGAAAAAGAAGGGATATCTATCAATTATCATGATAGTATAGAAATATTACCTAAATGGGTCTTATCCAAACAATGTTTGATTGTGTATACTCCAGCCATTCCTAGTCATCATAAACAATGGATATTTTTAAAAGAACATGGAAAAAATATAAAAAAACGTTCTCAAGTATTATCTTTAATTACAGATAATGAAATTTGTATAGCCATAGGAGGAACACATGGAAAAACAACTACTTGTACCTTGTTAGGACACATTTTATATAGTGTAGGAATAAATGTGACTGCTTTTTTAGGAGGAATATCTGAAAATTATCAATCAAATTTGATATTGAATAATATATTGAATAGAAAAAAAATTTTTTTAGTGGAAGCCGATGAATTTGATCACTCTTTTTTATATCTCTCTCCTAATATAGCGTGTATAACGTCTTTTGATCAAGATCATGTAGACACTTATCCAAGAAAAGAATTCTTGGAAAAGGCTTATATAGCTTTTTCAAATAGAATAAAAAAACCATATAAAAAAATATTTCTTTGTCAAGAAGAATCTTTTCGATTCAATAACGCTATATATTATTCTGTGCTAAAAAAAGAAAATTATTATTCCAATCATCTTTATATAAAAAAAAATAAATGGTATTTTGATTTTCATACTCCTAGAGAAATATGGAAATCTTTGCCTTTACCTATTCCAGGTAAACATAATTTAAAAAACGTTACTGCAGCATTAGCTATATCTGACTATCTAAAAATTCCTAAAGAAAAAATCAGAAAAGCTTTATTTTTATTTAAAGGAATCAAAAGAAGATATTCCATTCATTATCAATCTTCAAAAAAAATATATATAGATGATTATGCACATCATCCTACAGAAATCAATGCTTTAATCTCTACTGTAAGAGATTGTTTTCCAAATAAAAAAATATTGGGTATTTTTCAACCTCATTTATTTAGCAGAACTAAATTTTTTGAGGAATCTTTTGCAAAAAGTTTAGAACATCTTGATATTTTAATTTTACTAGATATTTATCCAGCTAGAGAATTACCCATAAAAAATGGAATTAATTCTAATAGTTTGTTAGAAAAAATAGAAATGAATTCTAAAGAAGTATCTACTATTTCCAAAGTTTTAGAAAAGATTGAAAAAAAACATTTTGATATTATTCTGACAATGGGAGCTGGGGATATAGATACTTTAATTATTCCTATTAAAAAATGGTTGAATAAACGATATGGATCAATAAATGAAAAATAA
- a CDS encoding cell division protein FtsQ/DivIB: MERKLNNYPFIKKSEVFLSVDGTLNIKIWQKEPLLRIKNGNKEYYLTKDADNLELSSFYSSKVILAKGPFSKEEKKYLTNLVKFINSDELLKNQIISIKKNNKNSFVLIPKIGNHHIILGNIKNFKNKLNKLKAFYKQYLNKIDINQYQSIDLQYKDQIVAKKR, encoded by the coding sequence ATGGAAAGAAAATTAAATAATTACCCTTTTATAAAAAAATCTGAAGTGTTTCTTAGTGTAGATGGAACTCTTAACATTAAAATTTGGCAAAAAGAACCCTTATTAAGAATCAAAAATGGAAATAAAGAATATTATCTTACTAAAGATGCGGATAATTTAGAACTTTCTTCTTTTTATTCATCAAAAGTTATCTTAGCAAAAGGACCTTTTTCAAAAGAAGAAAAAAAATATTTAACGAATTTAGTAAAATTTATAAATTCAGATGAGTTATTAAAAAATCAAATTATTAGTATAAAAAAAAATAATAAAAATTCATTCGTTTTAATTCCAAAAATCGGAAATCATCATATTATATTAGGAAATATAAAGAATTTTAAAAATAAATTGAATAAATTAAAAGCATTTTATAAGCAATATCTTAATAAGATAGATATTAATCAATATCAAAGTATTGATTTACAATATAAAGACCAAATAGTCGCAAAAAAAAGATAA
- the ftsA gene encoding cell division protein FtsA — MEYQDIAIGLDVGTTKIVAMVGRRNEYNKIEILGIGRSKSVGVHRGVVNNITQTIEAIREAVSEAEHSSGLKIKEVIVGIAGQHIRSLQHNDYITRLDFENVISQKDIQKLIDQVHKLVMQPGEEIIHVLPQEYKVDSQAEIVEPIGMYGSRLEANFHVVVGQISSIRNIGICVKAAGLNLSGMTLEPLASAEAVLSTEEREAGVALVDIGGGTTDIAIFKDNIIRHTAVIPFGGNVITENIKTDCLIIERQAELLKIKFGSAWPGENKETEIVCIPGLRGRDPKEISLKHLSQMIHTRVCEILEQVNVEIKNYGNEEQKKRLIAGLVMTGGGSQLKHVRPLTEYITGMDVRIGYSNEHIAGGENGLISHPEYATSIGLVIKGLDDKKKYLCTNVDMVHKHDENYEFISTKFYNKNRRLNSEEDQKKKKNKKKSKSFLEIWADKFRQILNDTE; from the coding sequence ATGGAATATCAAGATATAGCTATAGGTCTTGATGTGGGGACCACGAAGATTGTAGCTATGGTAGGAAGGAGAAATGAATATAATAAAATTGAGATCTTAGGCATAGGTAGATCTAAAAGTGTAGGTGTGCATAGAGGGGTTGTAAATAATATAACTCAAACAATTGAAGCTATTCGTGAAGCCGTGTCTGAAGCTGAACATAGTTCTGGTTTAAAAATAAAAGAAGTTATTGTTGGAATAGCAGGACAACATATTAGAAGTTTACAACATAATGATTATATTACTAGATTAGATTTTGAAAATGTCATCAGTCAAAAAGATATACAAAAATTAATAGATCAAGTCCATAAATTGGTCATGCAACCAGGAGAAGAAATAATTCATGTTCTTCCACAAGAATATAAAGTTGATAGTCAAGCAGAAATAGTAGAACCGATAGGAATGTATGGAAGTCGTTTAGAAGCAAATTTTCATGTAGTAGTAGGACAAATTTCTTCTATACGGAATATTGGAATATGTGTAAAAGCTGCAGGATTGAATTTATCTGGAATGACTTTAGAACCTTTAGCTTCTGCTGAAGCTGTATTAAGCACCGAAGAAAGAGAAGCAGGTGTTGCTTTAGTGGATATAGGAGGTGGAACTACGGATATTGCTATATTTAAAGATAATATTATCCGTCATACTGCCGTGATTCCTTTTGGTGGAAATGTCATTACTGAAAATATCAAAACAGATTGTTTGATTATTGAACGGCAAGCAGAATTACTAAAAATAAAATTTGGATCTGCATGGCCAGGAGAAAATAAGGAAACAGAAATTGTTTGTATTCCTGGATTAAGAGGTCGTGATCCTAAAGAAATTTCTTTAAAACACCTTTCCCAAATGATTCATACACGAGTATGTGAAATTTTGGAACAAGTAAATGTAGAAATAAAAAATTATGGAAATGAAGAACAAAAGAAAAGACTAATAGCAGGATTAGTCATGACTGGTGGAGGTTCTCAACTAAAACATGTTCGTCCATTAACAGAATATATTACTGGCATGGATGTTCGTATAGGTTATTCTAATGAACACATTGCAGGAGGAGAAAACGGTCTTATAAGTCATCCAGAATACGCTACGTCTATAGGATTGGTAATTAAAGGACTTGATGATAAAAAAAAATATCTTTGTACAAACGTAGATATGGTACATAAACATGATGAAAATTATGAGTTTATTTCTACAAAATTTTATAATAAAAATCGTAGATTAAATTCTGAAGAAGATCAGAAAAAGAAAAAAAATAAAAAAAAATCAAAATCTTTTCTTGAAATTTGGGCAGATAAGTTCCGTCAAATATTAAATGATACAGAATAA
- the ftsZ gene encoding cell division protein FtsZ, with amino-acid sequence MKKEDFIRTKKENVQFGFSKNRSASIKVIGVGGGGSNALSYMFEQGITGVDFIACNTDAQALNNNPVPIKIQLGASITEGLGAGADPEVGEKAALESLEEIKSILDSNTKMTFITAGMGGGTGTGAAPIIANISKEKGILTVGIVTIPFHFEGKMRLQQAQKGIEALRKNVDSLIVINNDKLRELYGNLGFKAGFSKADEVLTTAAKGIAEVITHHYKQNIDLRDTRTVLKESGTAVMGSAIAVGENRAKEAVVQALDSPLLNDNKITGAKNVLLLIVSGKIEITIDEIGIISDYIQAEAGNNANIIMGLGEDEGLEESISVTIVATGFPTEIQRSINHEEKKIFHRLEEPYEQRLKKMEEPHSYSKRIDPFFSKTYSNSKSNHLDKSYSKKKKDDFSSNQKKNIFDQSINSNFFIEKKHKKYMLEDNFDLPISYNKNEKILKSCIHKKENNTNQ; translated from the coding sequence ATGAAAAAAGAAGATTTTATACGAACAAAAAAAGAAAACGTTCAATTTGGATTTTCAAAAAATCGTTCAGCTTCCATAAAAGTAATTGGAGTAGGAGGAGGAGGAAGTAATGCTTTAAGTTATATGTTTGAACAAGGAATTACTGGTGTAGATTTTATAGCGTGTAATACGGATGCACAAGCATTAAATAATAATCCAGTACCTATAAAAATTCAATTAGGAGCTTCTATTACAGAAGGGTTAGGTGCTGGAGCAGATCCAGAAGTAGGAGAAAAAGCCGCGTTAGAAAGTTTGGAAGAAATAAAAAGTATTTTAGATTCTAACACTAAAATGACCTTCATTACAGCAGGAATGGGTGGTGGAACGGGAACTGGGGCTGCTCCAATTATTGCAAATATTTCTAAAGAAAAAGGAATTCTTACTGTGGGAATCGTAACGATTCCATTTCATTTTGAAGGAAAAATGAGATTACAGCAAGCTCAAAAGGGAATAGAAGCATTGAGAAAAAATGTGGATTCTCTCATCGTTATTAATAATGATAAATTGAGAGAATTATATGGAAATCTAGGATTCAAAGCTGGTTTTTCTAAAGCTGATGAAGTTTTAACTACTGCAGCTAAGGGTATAGCAGAAGTCATTACTCATCATTATAAACAAAATATAGATTTAAGAGATACAAGAACCGTTCTTAAAGAAAGCGGAACAGCTGTTATGGGTTCTGCTATTGCTGTTGGAGAAAATCGAGCAAAAGAAGCAGTTGTTCAAGCTTTAGATTCTCCATTATTGAATGATAACAAGATTACGGGAGCCAAAAATGTTCTTCTTCTTATTGTTTCAGGAAAAATAGAAATTACTATAGATGAAATAGGAATTATAAGTGATTACATACAAGCTGAAGCAGGTAACAATGCCAACATTATTATGGGGTTAGGAGAAGATGAAGGTTTAGAAGAAAGTATTTCAGTTACTATAGTCGCTACGGGGTTTCCTACGGAAATACAGCGGTCTATTAATCATGAAGAAAAAAAAATATTTCATAGGTTAGAAGAACCTTATGAACAAAGATTAAAAAAAATGGAAGAACCTCATTCTTATTCTAAACGAATTGATCCTTTTTTTTCAAAAACTTATTCAAATTCAAAATCAAATCATTTAGATAAATCTTATTCTAAGAAGAAAAAAGACGATTTTTCATCGAATCAAAAAAAAAACATTTTTGATCAGTCTATAAATTCAAATTTTTTTATAGAAAAAAAACATAAAAAATATATGTTAGAAGATAATTTTGATCTTCCTATTTCATACAATAAAAATGAAAAAATATTAAAAAGTTGCATTCATAAAAAAGAAAATAATACAAATCAATAG
- the hisS gene encoding histidine--tRNA ligase → MFPNIPKGTRDFSSIEMSKRNYLIQTIRKQFELFGFYSIETPSFEKISTLVGKYGEEGDLLIFKLLHSGNFLKNRILDFLTEIKNDKKIVNISKCLTEYMSDKALRYDLTVPFVRYVVMHRNEIIFPFKRYQIQPVWRADKPQKGRFREFYQCDADIMSFSWSLWEEIELIQLCDEIFTKLNFPIIIYINHRDILGGLVEMAGIENSLWKDFTTSLDKWNKIGRNLVKKEMLNKGISSKSFDQMAFFFDMEENFYNKKKHLTIALQNSEKGKKGIQDLSFIYKNITNISLQKTKLEWNLSLARGMNYYTGTILEIVPFNNKSSISIGGGGRYDQLANLFGMNNISGVGISLGLDRIYLAMEQENFFQTISSYPSKVLFINFGNEEVLYAYKIIKFLRKKGISTQLYPNADKIGKQFRYANANNIPFAISIGKNEIKKNKIRMKNIQKRTEKEYDNINDVVNQLTKKL, encoded by the coding sequence ATGTTTCCTAATATTCCAAAAGGAACTAGAGATTTTTCATCCATAGAGATGAGTAAACGAAACTATTTAATTCAAACTATTAGAAAACAATTTGAACTTTTTGGTTTCTACTCTATAGAAACTCCTTCTTTTGAAAAGATTTCTACTCTTGTTGGGAAATACGGAGAAGAAGGAGATTTATTAATATTTAAATTGTTACATTCAGGTAATTTTTTAAAAAATAGAATTTTAGATTTTTTAACAGAAATAAAAAATGATAAAAAAATAGTTAATATTTCAAAATGCTTAACTGAATATATGTCTGATAAAGCTCTTAGATATGATTTAACGGTTCCTTTTGTCCGTTATGTAGTAATGCATAGAAATGAAATCATTTTTCCTTTTAAAAGATATCAAATACAACCTGTATGGCGTGCAGATAAACCTCAAAAAGGAAGATTTAGAGAATTTTATCAGTGTGATGCAGATATAATGTCATTTTCTTGGTCTTTATGGGAAGAAATAGAATTAATTCAACTTTGTGACGAAATTTTTACTAAATTAAATTTTCCTATCATTATCTACATTAATCATAGAGATATATTAGGGGGATTAGTTGAAATGGCTGGAATAGAAAATAGTTTATGGAAAGATTTTACTACATCTTTAGATAAATGGAATAAAATTGGACGAAATTTAGTAAAAAAAGAAATGCTAAACAAAGGGATTTCATCTAAATCATTTGACCAAATGGCATTTTTTTTCGATATGGAAGAAAATTTTTATAATAAAAAAAAACATTTGACTATAGCTTTGCAAAACTCTGAAAAAGGGAAAAAAGGGATACAAGATCTGAGTTTTATTTATAAAAATATAACGAATATTTCTTTACAAAAGACAAAATTGGAATGGAATCTTTCTTTAGCTAGAGGAATGAATTATTATACAGGAACAATATTAGAAATCGTCCCATTCAACAATAAGAGTTCTATTTCTATTGGAGGAGGAGGTCGGTATGATCAATTAGCTAATTTATTTGGAATGAACAATATTTCTGGAGTAGGAATTTCTTTAGGTTTAGATCGAATTTATTTAGCAATGGAGCAAGAAAATTTTTTTCAAACTATTTCTAGTTATCCTTCAAAAGTTTTATTTATTAATTTTGGAAATGAAGAGGTTTTGTATGCATATAAAATAATAAAATTTTTGAGAAAAAAAGGAATTTCTACTCAATTATATCCTAATGCAGATAAAATAGGAAAACAGTTTAGATATGCTAATGCTAACAATATTCCATTTGCTATTAGTATAGGAAAAAACGAAATCAAAAAAAATAAAATCAGAATGAAAAATATTCAAAAAAGAACAGAAAAAGAATATGATAACATTAACGATGTTGTAAATCAATTAACGAAAAAATTATGA
- the pnuC gene encoding nicotinamide riboside transporter PnuC, which translates to MNDWINILLSPYYHNSCFHIILEFTAVAFTIFSVFCAQRNNIWVYPIGIVSTIIYSYLTFMSSLYGDFIINLYYTLMSFYGWHAWIYKKDENKKIPITFCNKKDYFYTSILFLLTCIFSIMIYFFYGKLKSHYDWMDVLTTGIYFSGMYQMSMKKVENWIFWMVGNGISVPIYFFKGFILTGILFIFLVILAIFGFFFWKKKALNKILS; encoded by the coding sequence ATGAATGATTGGATCAATATCCTTTTATCTCCCTATTATCATAATAGTTGTTTTCACATAATTTTAGAATTTACGGCTGTAGCATTTACAATATTTAGTGTTTTTTGTGCTCAAAGAAATAATATATGGGTGTATCCAATAGGAATAGTCAGCACTATTATATATAGTTATTTAACTTTTATGAGTTCTCTTTATGGAGATTTTATTATTAACTTGTATTACACGTTGATGAGCTTTTATGGATGGCATGCATGGATATATAAAAAGGATGAAAATAAAAAAATACCTATTACTTTTTGTAATAAAAAAGATTATTTCTATACCTCTATTTTGTTTTTATTAACTTGTATTTTCAGTATAATGATTTATTTTTTTTATGGAAAACTTAAATCTCATTATGATTGGATGGATGTATTGACAACGGGGATTTATTTTTCTGGAATGTATCAAATGTCCATGAAAAAAGTAGAAAATTGGATATTTTGGATGGTAGGAAACGGAATTTCCGTTCCTATTTATTTTTTTAAAGGTTTTATATTGACAGGAATTTTATTTATTTTTCTTGTTATATTGGCTATATTTGGATTTTTTTTTTGGAAGAAAAAAGCACTCAATAAAATTTTGTCATAA